AGCTCGACGGGAGACGAGAATGAACGGAAGAAGGCGCGCCACACTGGCTCTGACGCTGGGCCTCGCCGGCGGGCTGGCCACACCGGCCATGGCGCTGATGTACAACCAGCAGGACGTCGAGGCGGCCGGCCACTGGCAGTCGATGACGCTTAAGCTCGGGGAGGAACGCACCTACCGCGCCAGCAACGGCTACGACATGCCGGGTACGGCCTTCTCGGTGGACTTCGCGCCCCCCGAGTGTCGGCCGCACCTGGAGCTGCGGGTCGAGATGGGCGAGATCGCGAGCCGCGACGAGACGCTGAGCGCCGACGGCGCCCTGCGCGTCGACCGGGCCACGCCCCACGGCGGTCCGGCGACGCTTGCCAAGGAGCGCGGCGATAGCGGCGCCTATGTGAGCTTCACCACCGCCGCCCCCTATCGGCTGCTCCACGAGCTGCATGTCGGCGACACCCTGCGCGTCCAGATCGATGACGGCGTCGAGCCCTGGTACCTGACCTTCCAGCTGCCGGGGGCCGCCATCGCGCTGGACCGGGCGGCACGGCAGTGCCAGGAGGCCATCGCGCCACAAGAACCCGCCGAGCAGGCGCCCAGCGCCTACTTCTGATCGCTGGCCGTCGCGGCGCTGGCCGAGGCGGGATCGACCGCGAGAGTCACCGAATAGCGGCGATGGGCCTCGCAGTCGTCTGCCATGAAGGTGCAACCGCCGCCGTCACTGACCTCCAGGTACCAGCGACCCGCCGTCAGCCGGCGGGCCAGGCGAAAGTTCTCTCCCTCGCCGCTGCGCCAGTCCCGAGCCACCACTCGCCCCTTGGCATCGAACAAGGTGGCGTCGGGATCCAGGGTCCAGCCACTGGCCGGCGTCTCGCTTTCGAGCATCACCCGCGCCGGAGCCGCCAGGGTGAAGGCGTAGACGTCGACGCCCGGCCCCAGCCAGCCGTCCCGCGACTCACCGGGCACCAGCAGGATGGCCCGCGCCTCACGGGTCACGGGCGTGGCGCAGCCTGCGATCGTGCCCATTAGCACCAGTCCCATCAGTGCAAGCCCTGCCAGTGCTAGCCCCGCCAGCGCTCGCCCTAACGACGACGGAACCGCCGGTCTACGCCACCGCTCAGCCCGCCTGCCCATCGCGCGCTCCTCTCGAGGTGTCTCCGCTCAGTCTAGCCCCCCGCTCAAGTGCAGGGCGAGACCAGCGACTGTCGCTTCATGTCAACTCAACGACGCTTTACGCACATGCTATGCCCCGGGAATCGCCCAGACTGAGGGCATATTCAACAACGGAGCCGATGACCATGAACCGCAATGTCATCATGACCTGTGCCATCACCGGCGCCGGCGACACCGCCGACAAGAACCCCAACGTCCCGGTCACGCCCAAGCAGATCGCCGACGACTGCATCGCCGCCGCCAAGGCCGGCGCCAGCGTGGCCCATATCCACGTCCGCGACCCCGAGACCGGTGGCATCAGCCACTCCACCGAGCACTTCCGCGAGGTGATGGAGCGGGTCCGCGAGGCGGACACCGACATCGTCATGAACATCACCGCCGGCGGCGGCGGCGACTGGATTCCGGATGCCACGGACCCGACCCGCGGCGGCCCGGGCACCGACATGCAGGCCCCGGCCGAGCGTCATGCCCCGGTCGGCGAGCTGCTGCCGGAGCTGTGCACCCTGGACTGCGGCAGCCTCAACTTCGGCGACATGGTCTACATCAACACCGCCGACTGGCTGCGCGAACACGCCCGCCTGGTGCAGGCCGCCGGCGTCAAGCCGGAGCTCGAGTGCTTCGACCTGGGGCATGTCTGGTTCGCTCGCCAGCTGCAGAAGGAAGGCCTGCTCGACGGCGACCCGCTGTTCCAGCTGTGCCTGGGCATCCCCTGGGGCGCCGAGGCCGACACCGAGACCATGCTGACGATGCGCAACAAGCTGCCGGAAACCGCCAACTGGGCGGCCTTCGGCATCGGCCGTCACCAGATGCCGATGGTCGCCCAGGCGATGCTGCTCGGCGGTCACGTCCGGGTCGGCCTGGAAGACAACCTCTACTTAAGCAAGGGCGTGCCGGCCACCAATGCAAGCCTGGTCGAGAAGGCCGCCGGCATCATCGACAACCTGGGCGGGCGCGTCATGACCCCGGCCGAGACTCGCGCCCACCTCAAGCTTCGCGACCCCAAGACCGGTCAGATCGTGGGAGGTGAAGCATGAGCCAGCAACCTTCCACGAAGAAACTGGCCGTCATCGGTACCGGCGTGATCGGCAACGGCTGGATCGCCCGCGCTCTGGCCAACGGCTGGGACGTGGTCGCCTTCGATCCGGCCGAGGGCGCAGAGGCCCGCACCCGCGCCTTCATCACCAACGCCTGGCATTCCCTCGAGAAGGACGGCCTGGCCGAAGGGGCCTCCCAAGAGCGCCTGCGCTTCGCGCCGAGCCTCGAGGCCGCCGTCGAGGGCGCCGACCTGATCCAGGAGAACGTGCCGGAGCGCCTGCCGCTCAAGCAGGAAATCCTTGCCGCCATCGATGCCGCCGCGGAAGCACACGTGGTGATCGGCTCCTCCACCTCCGGCTTCAAGCCGACCGATCTGCAGAAGGACTGCAAGAAGGCACCGGGGCGCGTGATCGTCGCCCACCCCTTCAACCCGGTCTATCTGTTGCCGCTGGTGGAGCTGGTGGGTGGCGAGCACACCTCGCCGGCACTGCTGGAAGGCGCACGTGACGACTATCAACGCCTGGCCATGCGCCCGCTGATCGTGCGGCGCGAGATCGAAGGCCATATCGCCGACCGTCTGATGGAAGCGCTGTGGCGTGAAGCCCTGCACCTGGTCAACGATGGCGTCGCCACCACCGAGGAGATCGACGCCGCCGTGGTCTATGGCTGTGGCCTGCGCTGGTCGCTGATGGGCACCTTCCTGACCTTCCACCTGGCCGGAGGCGAGCAGGGCATGCGCCACATGCTCGAGCAGTTCGGCCCGGCGCTGAAGCTGCCGTGGACCAAGCTCGAGGCCCCGGAGCTCACCGACGAGCTGATCGACAAGGTCGTCGAGGGCTGCGAGTTCCAGGCCGCCGGTCGCCCGGTCGCCGAGCTGGACCGTCGTCGCGACGACTTCCTGGTCGAGCTGCTGGCCCTGACCCGCAAGTACTGGCCGGAGGCCGAGGGCCTCGAGGGCCGCATCTGATGCAGCTGCTCGAGCTCACGGTGCCTAACGAGTGGGTCGACTACAACGGCCACATGAACGACGCCGAGTATGCCCGCGCCTTCTCGATGGGGGTCGAGGCGCTGATGGCCCACATCGGGCTGGACGGCGCGGGTCGCGAGGCTCACGACCTGACCATCTACACCCTGGAGACGCACCTCTGCTATCGGGCCGAGGCGCATGAAGGCCAGGCGCTGAAGGTCGAGGTGCTGCTGCTGGACCATGATGCCAAGCGCCAGCACGTGCTGTTCACGCTGACCGACGCCGACGGCAACACCGTCGCCACCAGCGAGCAGATGCTGATGGCGATGAGCATCAGTGGCGGTCGCCCGACCCCCTGCCCGGAGGCCGTCGCCGAGCGCATCGCGGCGCTGCCACAGCCGGCCAGTGCCGAGGAGTGGCCCAAGGCTGCCGGTCGTCGTATCGGCATCCGCCGCAAGACCGCATGATCATGGCCTGCCAAGGCGCCATTGCATGACCCCGACACCCTGCCAGCCCAGCTGGTGGGGCGTTATCGTCTGTGCCTCAGCGAGTTTCAGAGATGAGTGCTCCCATGTCCCTTTCTCCCATCACCTGCCATGACTTCATCGAGGAGTTCGCTCAGGGCATGGCCAAGCTTGAAGGCCTGTCGGTCGCCGAGAGCCGTCCACACTGTGAAGCGCTCTACGCCCGACTGGCGGCACCGATCGCCGATGGCGTCGCGGTGCGCGACGACAATCTGTGCTCCGATGATGGCCATACCATTCCCTTGCGCCGCTTCACCCCGCAACCTGATGAATCGCGCAAGGATGGCCGTGTCGTCTATCTGCATGGCGGCAGCTGGCAGGTCGGCTCGCTGGATAGTCATCAGGGCGTCGCCTCGAGCCTGGCATCGCAGCTCAGGCGTGAGGTCGTCAGCGTAGATTATCGGCTGCTGCCGGAGGCGTCCTATCAACAGGCGCTGATGGATTGTGATGCTGCCGTGCGTAAACTGGCGCCGGTCGCCGTGGTGGGCGACAGCGCCGGCGGCCGTCTGGTCATGGATGTCTCACGCCGGCATCGCAAGGAATTCAAAGCCGAGGCTCTTCACGACGAGGCACCAGCGCCCTACGTACTCGGCCTCATCTATCCGCCGATGGACCCGGTGTTGAGCCTCGCCGCAGATGACTTCACCACGCTGGGCCCGACGGCGCCACTGCTCAGCCGCGAGGAAATCGTCGCCATGTGGCAGCTGGTGGCCGAGGGCGATCCCTCACGCAGCCATGCGATCACCCCGGCGCACTCACGGCAGGCACCGGCTGAGTCCATCGAGGTGCTGTCCGTCGAGCACGACCCGCTCACCTCACCGCTTGAGGCAGCCGTCGCGACCTGGCGCCGCCAGGACGCGGATGTCGGCTATCACTGCTCGCCCGGCATGGTTCACGCCGCGCTGCATGCCCATCACGAGCTGCCCGAGATGCAACAGGCCTGGCAGGCATTCTGTACCGGGCTGCGAGGGCACCTGGCATAACACTGGCCTGTTAGAATGGCGCCCGCTGACGCCCAGCGGCGCAGACGGCGCCGCCCGGGCGCCTTGATATTGGTGGCGGCCTTCGCGGCCGCCTCGGGATCGCCGGCCCGACGACCGGCCAAAGAGGATAACGCTATCGCTACTTCAACTCCCCCCTCGCCTACCCGACGGGGCAGCCATGAGGTGGAGACCTCCACCGACTACATGGTGACCGAGCTGTCCCAGGGCGGCTTCTTCCGCGGCATGCACAAAGGCATGACCATCACCGCCTCGCTGATGGTGATGGGCTTCGTGCTGTTCACCGCCGTGATGCCCGATTTTGCCAGTGGCCTGTTCGGTACCACCCGTACCTGGATCGAGACCACCTTCAGCCGCTACTACCTGATCAGCGTGGTGGTGATGCTGGCGGTCTGCGGTTATATCGTCGTCAGCCGCCATGGCAGCGTGCGCCTGGGCCCCGACGACAGCCGCCCCGATTTCAGCAACTTCGCCTGGTTCTCGATGCTGTTCTCGGCCGGCATCGGCATCGGCATCCTGTTCTTCGGCGTCGCCGAACCGATCTTCTACTTCGACAACACCGGCGCCTTCGGCTACCCCAACAACCCCCATGCCGACATGGCCGGCGCCACCGCCATGGCCCATGAGCGCGCCATCGACGCCCTGCGGGTCTCGGTCTTCCACTGGGGCCTGCACGGCTGGGCGATCTACGTGATCGTCGGCATGTCCCTGGCCTACTTCGCCTACCGCAAGGGTCTGCCGCTGGCGCTGCGCTCGGCGCTCTACCCCTTCATCGGCGAGCGCATCTTCGGCCCCATCGGCCACACGGTGGATATCCTCGGCGTGCTCGGCTGCGTGTTCGGGGTCGCCACCTCGCTCGGGCTCGGCGTCAGCCAGATGGCCGTGGGCCTGGAGCGCCTGATCGGCACCGACCCGGGGCTCAATACCCAGCTGGTGCTGATCGCCGTGATCTCGACGTTGTCGATCATCTCGGTGGTCTCCGGGGTCCAGCGGGGCATCAAGATCATCTCGGAGATGAACATCTGGGTCTCGGTGGCCGTGGTCGGCACCTTCCTGATCGGTGGGCCGACCCTGTGGCTGGTGAGCGCCTTCGGCGAGACCGTGCTGGACTATGCCCTCAACTTCATCCCCATGGGTCTGTGGTTCGCGGAAGATGAGGGCACGGCCCAGTGGCAGCAGGGCTGGACCATCTTCTACTGGGGATGGTGGCTGGCCTGGGCGCCGTTCGTCGGCATCTTCATCGCTCGCATCTCCCGCGGCCGTACCCTGCGCGAGTTCGTGCTCGGCGTGCTGCTGGTGCCAACCCTGATCATCTTCGTGTGGCTGATCATCTTCGGCGGCAACGCCCTGCACCAGGAACTGACCGCCGCGGGCGGGCCGGGCAGCGCCGGCATCGTCGAGCTGGTCAATGCCTGGAACCTGCCGGCCGCGCTGTTCGCCACCGCCGATGGCATCGCCGGTGACGGCACCTTCGGCTGGGTGCTGTCGGCGCTGATGGTGTTCCTGCTGATGAGCTGGTTCGTGACCTCCTCGGATTCCGGCACCCTGGTGCTGACCACCATCCTGTCGCTGGGCAACGAGGAACCGCCCCAGCGCTTCCGGGTCTTCTGGGGCACGGCGATCGGCCTGGTGGCCGCCGTGCTGCTGGTGGCCGGGGGCCTCAAGGCCCTGCAGACCGCCCTGATCGCCGCGGCACTGCCGATCAGCGTGGTGATTCTGGTGATGACCGCCGGCGTGCTGGTCTCGCTGTTCCGGGAATCCCGTGAGGATCGTCGGGCCGTCGAGGCGTCCTGACGCCTCTGGCCCCGATCGAGGCGACGACACGGATGTCGTCGACTCGGCCATCGCACTGCTTTCCCTCTCCTCCCTTACTTCTCCCCTCTTTTCTCTTTCCTCCCCTTTCTCTTCTTTCCCTCGCGCCCGCGTGGCCTCTCCGACCCATTACGGTACACTCCCCGGCATGTCGAGCAACGCTCCCAGGCGATCTCCTGTCCTTGTGACCGAGCCCTTGCGACCCAGCCCCTGTGCCCCAGCCCTTGTGACCGAGCCATGCGACTGACCCCAAGCGTGCCAAGCCCCGAGCGCCTCGGCTTCCTGCTGCTGCCGCGCTTCGCCATGGTGGCCTTCTTCTCGGCCATCGAGCCGCTGCGCATCGCCAACCGCATCAGCGGCCGGCCGCTGTTCCAGTGGGACGTGATCAGCCGGGACGGCGGGCCGGTGACGGCCTCCAACGGCATGGCCCTGGACGCCGGCTACAGCCTGTCCAACGCGCCCCTGACCCCGAGCCTGGCGGTCTGCTCGAGCTTCGCCCCCGATGAGGCCATCGACGAGGTTCTGCTCGACTGGTTGCGGGCGCGAGCCGCGCACGACTGTGTGCTGGGCGGCATGGATACCGGCTGCGTGGTACTGGCCGCCGCGGGCCTGCTCGATGATCAGACCGTGACCCTGCACTGGGAGTCGCTGCCCGAGTTCCGGTCGCGCTTTCCGCGGGTCGATGCCGTGGAGTCCCTCTACGAGGTGACCCCCGAGGGCTTCTCCTGCGCCGGCGGCAGCTCGTCCATCGACATGAGCCTCGACTTGATCCGTCGCCGCCACGGCGATGCCCTAGCCGAGCGGGTACGCCACCAGCTGCTCCACGATCAGGGGCGTCGCCCCGCCAGCCGCCAGCGGGACCCGCAGATGCCCGAGGACCCGCGGCTGACCCGCGCCCTCGCCCTGATGGAGGCCAACCTGGACACGCCGCTGGGCATCGGCGAGCTGGCCGATGCCCTGGAGGTGTCCTGGCGGCGGCTGGACCGGCTCTTCCTGCGCCAGCTGGGCACCTCCCCCCAGCGCGCTTATCTCGCACGGCGCCTGGGCCATGCCCACCGTCTCCTGCGGGAGACCCGTCACAGCGTGATGGAGATCGCGCTGGCCTGCGGCTTCGGCTCGGCCTCCAGCTTCACCCGCGCCTTTCGCCGCCATCACGGCCTCACCCCCAGCGCGCTCAGGCGTCGCGAGGCGGATCGGGCGTCGCAGGAGGCGCCTTCGGACCCCGAACTGTCGAATCGTGCATAGTCGGCGTCGAATCCGGACGCTCCCCCGGCCGCCCACCTTGGCATCCTAGCGCTCATCCACACGCTGCCAAGGACATCCCCATGACCGACCTGCCGATCACTCCCGATTACGATGCCTGGCCCGTCGAGGTCGCCCTCGAGGGCGTGTCCGCGACGCCCCGCGTGCTGACCGTTCACTGGCAGGACGGCCGAGTCAGCCGTTATCACAGCATCTGGCTGCGTGAGAACGCGGGCGACGACACCACCGTCAATCCGGCGACCCGGGAACGCATCCTGGACCTCTCCCGCCTGCCCGCCTGGCCGGAGATCGCCGGCGCCGAGATCGACGCCGCCGGCGCGCTGTGCGTGACCTTCGCCCCCGAGGACCGCCGCCTGCGCTTCCACCCGGGCTGGCTGCGTGCCCACGACTATGACAACGCCCCCGACCCCGAGGCGCCGCTGGTGCCGGTCACGACCTGGCAGGGCGGCCCCGACGCCGGTCCCGACACCCTCGACGCGGAAGGCCTGCTGGACACGGCGCCCGGCAGTGACGACGAAGAGGCGATCCTCGCCCCGGCGCTGGAGTCCGTGCTCGGCAAGGGCCTGGTGCGGCTGCGCAACATGCCCACCGAACCCGATTCGCTGAAGGCCATCGCCCAGCGCATCGGCCCGATCCGCGACACCAACTTCGGCGGCCTGTTCAACGTCAAGGCCAAGCCGGATCCGGACTCCAACGCCTATACCTCCATCGCCCTGCCACCCCACACCGACCTGCCGACCCGCGAGTACCACCCTGGCCTGCAGATGCTGCACTGCCTGGAGAACAGCGTGGAGGGCGGTCAAGCCGTGATGCTCGACGGCTTCGCCGTGGCCGAGGCACTGCGCGAACAGTACCCCGAGGCCTTTGCCACCCTGACCCGGGTGCGCTGGCGCTACGCCAACACCGCCAAGACCACCGACTACGTCTGGCATGAGCCGATGATCCGCCTGGACGCCCGGGGCGAGCTGCTCGAGGTGCGCATCGCCGACTTCCTGCGCGGCCCCCTGGATGCCGCCTTCGAGGATATCGAGCCCGCCTACGAGGCGCTGATGACCCTGCAACGGCTGCTGCGCGACCCGGCCTTCGCCATCCGCTTCACCTACCGGCCCGGCGACCTGGTGATCTTCGACAACCGCCGCCTGCTGCATGCCCGCGACGCCTTCGAGGGCCAAAGCGGCCATCGCTGGCTGCAGGGCTGCTACGTGGAGCGCGACGAGATCCGCTCCCGCTACCGGATGGTAAAGCGTGCCCAGCGCCGCCGGCAGCTGACCGCCGAGGCCTGAGCCCCGCGCCGCTCCGGCCACGCTCCGGCCACGCTCCGGCCGGGGCGGTCGCGTCAGCCAGACAGCAAAACGGCCGGTCCTCTGGACCGGCCGTTTCTTGATGGCGAGACCGGTGTGCCGGCCCCGCGGGGTGGTAACGCTCCGTCGACGGGCTTACTCGAAGTGGGCGCGCACCGCCTCGATCGCCGGTCGACCGTCCTTGGCCTTCACGCCCTCGAGCCAGGCCGCCACGGTCTCGGTGTGGCTCGCGATCCAGTCGGTGGCGACCTCGTCGGCGGGGACATCCTCGTAACTGTAGGCATGCACCCAGTCGTTCTGGTCCTGGGTATCGACCACATACTGGCTCATGAAGCGGTGCAGGTCGGGATCCTCGTCCTTGAGCGACGCCGGCACCACCGTCCAGACCGTGCTCTCGATATCGGCCACCCCGGCGCCATCGGCATCCTTCAGGTAGACCAGGTCATAGCTGACGTTCATCCAGTGCGGCTCCCAGCCCACGAAGGTCACCCACTCCTGGTCGCGCATCTTCTGCCCGGCCTGGGCCAGCATGGCCGCGGTGGAGCTGCCACGCAGCGACCAGTCGCCGAGCCCGGCCAGGTCCTGATCGATGGCATTCTGGATGGCGGTGTTGATGCCGGTGCCGGCCTCGATGCCCTGAATCTGGCCATCGAAGCGGTCGCGGTGTTCATCCAGATCGGCCACCGTCTCGACGCCCGCCTCATAGACATAGCGAGGGACCACCAGGCCCGAGGTCGCGCCCTGGATATTGGCGGCGACCTTTTCCACCTTGCCGTCGGCCACCAGCGGTTCGACCATGTCCGTCTGCACCGGGTACCAGCCCCCCAGATAGACCTCCAGATCGTTCTGGGCCACGCCATTGAGGATCACGCTGACCGCCAGGTTGTTCTGGCGAGTCTCATAGCCCATCGCTTCAAGCAACTGGGCCGCGACCTCGGACTTCACGGTCACCCCCGGCCACGGCGGCACCCCGAAGCGCACTTCATCAATATCCGCCTGAGCCGGCGCGGCCACCAGGCCGGATGCCAGCAGCGCAGTGGACAGAAGGGGGGAACGCAGGTGGTGACGGATCATGAAGGATTCCTCTTTGAATGGACGGAACCTCAAGTGTGAGATACCAGCCGCCCTTTGGTTTACATAATGCGACATTTAAAACACAAAAGGCGACAGGTTGTGCTCGAAGGCGCCAGCAGAAGCATGGCTCAGCCCGGTCCCCGGGCGGCGGTCTGGCTAGGTGTCTCGCTGAAACGTGCGCGATAGGCGCGAGAAAAGTGCGTCAGCTGCTGGAAACCGGTGGCCATCGCCGCCTCGGTGACGCGGCAATGGCTGCCGGCGAGCAGACGTTGCGCCCGGTCCAGACGCATGCCCAGGTAGCACTGCTTGGGCGTCTCGCCGAAGTGAGCCAGAAACAACCGCGCCAGCTGGCGCTGCGACTGCCCCACCATCCTGCAGATCTCGGGAATCGGCAGCGCCTGGGCCAGGTTGGCCTCCATCACCGCCAGGCTCTTGACCACGCTGCGCGGCAGTCCCGCATAGCGCACCTGGCGTTCATCGTCGGACGATGTGTCATGGCGATGGTGCACCAGCTGGCGCCCCACGGCGTCGGCCAGCGCCGGGCCATAATCCCGGGCGATGCGATCCAGCATCATGTCGATGCCGGCGGTACCCCCGGCGCCGGTCTGTCGCGTGGCATCGGCTTCGAAGCGCTCGCGGCTGACGCGCAGCGTCGGAAACTCTCGACGAAAGGCCGGCACGCTTTCCCAGTGCAGCGCCACCCGATGCCCCTCCAGCACCCCCGCCCGCGCCAGGATGAAGGGCGCGGTATCCAAGCCGCCCAACCACCCACCATGGGTCGCCAGGCGGCGCAGCACGGCCCGTTCCTGAGCCGTCACCACCGCCTCCGCCTCGTAGGACGACACCACCATCAGGTGGGCATCGTCAGGCACCGAGGCCAAGTCTCCATTCACCTCGATGCATACCCCGTTACTGGCTACCACGCCCTCGCCATCCATCGAGCGCAGTCGCCAGGCGAAGAGGTTGCGACCGAAACGGTTGGATACGCGCAGCGGCTCCAGCATGCAGAACAGGGTCAGCATCGAGAACTTGGGGACCAGCCAGACGTCCAGAGTCTGCTCGGCCTGCTCGGGCGACAGCAGCGGCGGCGAATCCGGACGCGGATAGGGCCAAGCCTCAGAGTAGTCATTCATATTGACTAAAAATATCAACCTTATGGCTATTTTAGTTCAATTCTATGTCTCGTCTGCCGCTAGGGTAAAGCAGGTCGCGTCATCGGTGCCGCTGGCCACGGACCTCTTGACGCCTCAGAGCACCTGCCACAGCACATCGCCCGAGGGGCCTGTCAGGAACGGGCTCTCAGCATTACCCGGAGATTCACCGCCATGATCCCAAGCGCCAAGGCAAGGCTGTCCGCCGACGGACAGCGCCTGCTCCTCGACATCGATACCCAGCCCCGCGAGTTCGCGGCCCTATGGCTGCGAGAACGGGCGCCCGATGCCGAGACGCTGGACCCCCTCACCGGCCAGCGCCTGATCGAGGCCGCCGAACTGCCGCTCGACCTGGCCCTGGAGAGCGCCGAGCTGTCCGGAGACGCCCTCGCCCTACGCTTCAGCGATGGTCATCGCGTTCACTTCCCGCTGGACGAGCTGCTCGGTGCCAATGCCGAAGACCTCGTCGCCCCGGGCCGCCTCCTGTGGGATGCCCACCAAGCCAAACCGCAACATGCCGACTTCGCCGCCGCCATCGACGACGATGCCGCCCTGCTCGAGATGCTCGAGGGGCTGCATCGCGACGGCTTCGTCGTGGTCTCCGGCGTACCCGCCGAGGAGGACGGCATGCAGTCGCTGATGGAGCGTGTCGGGCCGCTGCGCCGCACCAACTGGGGCGGCATTGCCGACGTCAAGTCGGTGGCCAACGCCTACGACCTGACCATGACCCAGCGCGGCCTGGA
The genomic region above belongs to Halomonas sp. YLGW01 and contains:
- a CDS encoding 3-keto-5-aminohexanoate cleavage protein, whose translation is MNRNVIMTCAITGAGDTADKNPNVPVTPKQIADDCIAAAKAGASVAHIHVRDPETGGISHSTEHFREVMERVREADTDIVMNITAGGGGDWIPDATDPTRGGPGTDMQAPAERHAPVGELLPELCTLDCGSLNFGDMVYINTADWLREHARLVQAAGVKPELECFDLGHVWFARQLQKEGLLDGDPLFQLCLGIPWGAEADTETMLTMRNKLPETANWAAFGIGRHQMPMVAQAMLLGGHVRVGLEDNLYLSKGVPATNASLVEKAAGIIDNLGGRVMTPAETRAHLKLRDPKTGQIVGGEA
- a CDS encoding L-carnitine dehydrogenase — translated: MSQQPSTKKLAVIGTGVIGNGWIARALANGWDVVAFDPAEGAEARTRAFITNAWHSLEKDGLAEGASQERLRFAPSLEAAVEGADLIQENVPERLPLKQEILAAIDAAAEAHVVIGSSTSGFKPTDLQKDCKKAPGRVIVAHPFNPVYLLPLVELVGGEHTSPALLEGARDDYQRLAMRPLIVRREIEGHIADRLMEALWREALHLVNDGVATTEEIDAAVVYGCGLRWSLMGTFLTFHLAGGEQGMRHMLEQFGPALKLPWTKLEAPELTDELIDKVVEGCEFQAAGRPVAELDRRRDDFLVELLALTRKYWPEAEGLEGRI
- a CDS encoding thioesterase family protein, encoding MQLLELTVPNEWVDYNGHMNDAEYARAFSMGVEALMAHIGLDGAGREAHDLTIYTLETHLCYRAEAHEGQALKVEVLLLDHDAKRQHVLFTLTDADGNTVATSEQMLMAMSISGGRPTPCPEAVAERIAALPQPASAEEWPKAAGRRIGIRRKTA
- a CDS encoding alpha/beta hydrolase fold domain-containing protein; translated protein: MSLSPITCHDFIEEFAQGMAKLEGLSVAESRPHCEALYARLAAPIADGVAVRDDNLCSDDGHTIPLRRFTPQPDESRKDGRVVYLHGGSWQVGSLDSHQGVASSLASQLRREVVSVDYRLLPEASYQQALMDCDAAVRKLAPVAVVGDSAGGRLVMDVSRRHRKEFKAEALHDEAPAPYVLGLIYPPMDPVLSLAADDFTTLGPTAPLLSREEIVAMWQLVAEGDPSRSHAITPAHSRQAPAESIEVLSVEHDPLTSPLEAAVATWRRQDADVGYHCSPGMVHAALHAHHELPEMQQAWQAFCTGLRGHLA
- a CDS encoding BCCT family transporter, with the protein product MVTELSQGGFFRGMHKGMTITASLMVMGFVLFTAVMPDFASGLFGTTRTWIETTFSRYYLISVVVMLAVCGYIVVSRHGSVRLGPDDSRPDFSNFAWFSMLFSAGIGIGILFFGVAEPIFYFDNTGAFGYPNNPHADMAGATAMAHERAIDALRVSVFHWGLHGWAIYVIVGMSLAYFAYRKGLPLALRSALYPFIGERIFGPIGHTVDILGVLGCVFGVATSLGLGVSQMAVGLERLIGTDPGLNTQLVLIAVISTLSIISVVSGVQRGIKIISEMNIWVSVAVVGTFLIGGPTLWLVSAFGETVLDYALNFIPMGLWFAEDEGTAQWQQGWTIFYWGWWLAWAPFVGIFIARISRGRTLREFVLGVLLVPTLIIFVWLIIFGGNALHQELTAAGGPGSAGIVELVNAWNLPAALFATADGIAGDGTFGWVLSALMVFLLMSWFVTSSDSGTLVLTTILSLGNEEPPQRFRVFWGTAIGLVAAVLLVAGGLKALQTALIAAALPISVVILVMTAGVLVSLFRESREDRRAVEAS
- a CDS encoding GlxA family transcriptional regulator, translating into MRLTPSVPSPERLGFLLLPRFAMVAFFSAIEPLRIANRISGRPLFQWDVISRDGGPVTASNGMALDAGYSLSNAPLTPSLAVCSSFAPDEAIDEVLLDWLRARAAHDCVLGGMDTGCVVLAAAGLLDDQTVTLHWESLPEFRSRFPRVDAVESLYEVTPEGFSCAGGSSSIDMSLDLIRRRHGDALAERVRHQLLHDQGRRPASRQRDPQMPEDPRLTRALALMEANLDTPLGIGELADALEVSWRRLDRLFLRQLGTSPQRAYLARRLGHAHRLLRETRHSVMEIALACGFGSASSFTRAFRRHHGLTPSALRRREADRASQEAPSDPELSNRA
- a CDS encoding TauD/TfdA family dioxygenase, producing the protein MTDLPITPDYDAWPVEVALEGVSATPRVLTVHWQDGRVSRYHSIWLRENAGDDTTVNPATRERILDLSRLPAWPEIAGAEIDAAGALCVTFAPEDRRLRFHPGWLRAHDYDNAPDPEAPLVPVTTWQGGPDAGPDTLDAEGLLDTAPGSDDEEAILAPALESVLGKGLVRLRNMPTEPDSLKAIAQRIGPIRDTNFGGLFNVKAKPDPDSNAYTSIALPPHTDLPTREYHPGLQMLHCLENSVEGGQAVMLDGFAVAEALREQYPEAFATLTRVRWRYANTAKTTDYVWHEPMIRLDARGELLEVRIADFLRGPLDAAFEDIEPAYEALMTLQRLLRDPAFAIRFTYRPGDLVIFDNRRLLHARDAFEGQSGHRWLQGCYVERDEIRSRYRMVKRAQRRRQLTAEA
- a CDS encoding ABC transporter substrate-binding protein, with product MIRHHLRSPLLSTALLASGLVAAPAQADIDEVRFGVPPWPGVTVKSEVAAQLLEAMGYETRQNNLAVSVILNGVAQNDLEVYLGGWYPVQTDMVEPLVADGKVEKVAANIQGATSGLVVPRYVYEAGVETVADLDEHRDRFDGQIQGIEAGTGINTAIQNAIDQDLAGLGDWSLRGSSTAAMLAQAGQKMRDQEWVTFVGWEPHWMNVSYDLVYLKDADGAGVADIESTVWTVVPASLKDEDPDLHRFMSQYVVDTQDQNDWVHAYSYEDVPADEVATDWIASHTETVAAWLEGVKAKDGRPAIEAVRAHFE
- a CDS encoding helix-turn-helix domain-containing protein — its product is MNDYSEAWPYPRPDSPPLLSPEQAEQTLDVWLVPKFSMLTLFCMLEPLRVSNRFGRNLFAWRLRSMDGEGVVASNGVCIEVNGDLASVPDDAHLMVVSSYEAEAVVTAQERAVLRRLATHGGWLGGLDTAPFILARAGVLEGHRVALHWESVPAFRREFPTLRVSRERFEADATRQTGAGGTAGIDMMLDRIARDYGPALADAVGRQLVHHRHDTSSDDERQVRYAGLPRSVVKSLAVMEANLAQALPIPEICRMVGQSQRQLARLFLAHFGETPKQCYLGMRLDRAQRLLAGSHCRVTEAAMATGFQQLTHFSRAYRARFSETPSQTAARGPG
- a CDS encoding TauD/TfdA family dioxygenase; its protein translation is MIPSAKARLSADGQRLLLDIDTQPREFAALWLRERAPDAETLDPLTGQRLIEAAELPLDLALESAELSGDALALRFSDGHRVHFPLDELLGANAEDLVAPGRLLWDAHQAKPQHADFAAAIDDDAALLEMLEGLHRDGFVVVSGVPAEEDGMQSLMERVGPLRRTNWGGIADVKSVANAYDLTMTQRGLEPHTDNPYRDPIPGYIWLHCLTNAADGGDSTLADGYRAAQLLRERDPAAFDCLTRVSPAFRYRDETTWLESEGPLIELDSQGRIFRVRYSNRTERVEALPAEELAQYYAARQAFYQLITSDELTLNLKLDPGQMLIMDNYRLLHGRRAFELGGGVRHLRQGYVDRDSTASRRRVLRQQLGNAEEAA